Proteins from a genomic interval of Amycolatopsis sp. cg13:
- a CDS encoding LuxR C-terminal-related transcriptional regulator encodes MDVENTVSEAARYRDLCVDVGAALGLDVPVPRLDGPWADEAVSVLGRLWNAVLAETLHTAEEAGVSGTRRRELAELLARIRAVEAELAEARLADRHVLLRQVAASLASVRDAQSVDEFLGRVPEAGCRLGFDRVLVSRVVDSVWRLHTMCVVREPRWADEIVAVGKASPPALRGGLIEADVVDRAEARLIFDTQHSRRVDRDLIRVTKSTSYGIAPLTVQGQVVGLLHGDRYHQGRDVDETDRALLTLMAEALSHSLGRLTMLEGLAFLRDTADGLMARPAALPAPVAPSAPSPRIPLTARENEVMELLAAGRSNRHIARELAITERTAKSHVTQILRKLGVASRTEAVALWLRGGGLS; translated from the coding sequence ATGGACGTGGAGAACACGGTCTCGGAGGCCGCGCGGTACCGGGACTTGTGCGTGGACGTCGGGGCCGCGCTGGGGCTCGACGTGCCGGTGCCGCGGCTCGACGGTCCTTGGGCCGACGAAGCGGTCAGCGTGCTCGGGCGGCTGTGGAACGCCGTGCTGGCCGAAACGCTGCACACTGCCGAGGAAGCGGGAGTGTCCGGAACACGGCGGCGTGAGCTGGCTGAGTTGCTGGCCCGGATCCGCGCGGTCGAGGCCGAACTGGCGGAAGCGCGGCTCGCCGACCGGCATGTGCTGCTGCGCCAGGTGGCCGCGTCGCTCGCGTCGGTCCGGGACGCACAGTCCGTGGACGAATTCCTCGGCCGGGTCCCGGAGGCGGGCTGCAGGCTCGGCTTCGACCGGGTCCTGGTCTCCCGGGTGGTGGATTCGGTGTGGCGGCTGCACACGATGTGCGTTGTGCGCGAGCCGCGGTGGGCGGACGAGATCGTCGCCGTCGGGAAAGCGTCGCCGCCCGCCTTGCGCGGCGGGCTGATCGAGGCCGACGTGGTCGACCGGGCCGAAGCCCGGCTCATCTTCGACACCCAGCACAGCCGGCGCGTGGACCGCGACCTGATCCGCGTCACGAAGTCCACTTCGTACGGAATCGCGCCGTTGACGGTGCAGGGCCAGGTCGTCGGGCTGCTGCACGGCGATCGCTACCACCAAGGCCGCGACGTCGACGAAACCGACCGTGCGCTGCTCACGCTGATGGCCGAGGCGCTGAGCCATTCCCTCGGCCGCCTCACGATGCTGGAGGGCCTGGCGTTCCTGCGCGACACCGCCGACGGGTTGATGGCGCGTCCGGCGGCTCTCCCCGCACCGGTCGCCCCCTCCGCGCCGAGTCCGCGGATCCCGTTGACCGCAAGGGAAAACGAGGTGATGGAGCTGCTCGCGGCGGGCCGGTCCAACCGGCACATCGCGCGCGAGCTGGCGATCACCGAGCGCACCGCGAAATCCCACGTCACGCAGATCCTGCGCAAGCTCGGCGTCGCCAGCCGCACGGAGGCGGTCGCGCTCTGGCTGCGCGGCGGGGGACTGTCCTAA
- a CDS encoding acyl-CoA dehydrogenase family protein translates to MTDPESNVEIVRKATRELARKFDHDYWLDKDRNHQYPWEFVKAFAAGGWLGAMIPEEYGGIGLGLEEAAVMMGEISASGAGMAGGSAIHFYVFPPAPVVKYGSEEMKREYLPKLAAGELLMAFGVTEPDAGVDTSRIKTKATKVEGGWKVNGKKVFITNAQNAQKILLLARTSPRREDKPLYGMSLFLADMDRDAITVREIEKLGRAAIDTNELFIDDLFVPEDRLVGEVDKGFYYLLDGLNPERIVVGMEGIGLGRAALDIASEYAKNRVVFDRPIGQNQAVAHPLADSWIRLEAAEGMVLRAARLFDEGKPCGPEAAAAKYLGAEGGFEACDRAFSTLGGYAYAKEYHVERLWREVRLLRNAPFSQEMVRNYISQQVLGLPRSY, encoded by the coding sequence ATGACCGACCCGGAAAGCAATGTCGAGATCGTCCGGAAGGCGACGCGGGAGCTGGCCCGGAAGTTCGACCACGACTACTGGCTGGACAAGGACCGCAATCACCAGTACCCGTGGGAGTTCGTGAAGGCGTTCGCCGCGGGCGGCTGGCTGGGCGCGATGATCCCGGAGGAGTACGGCGGCATCGGCCTCGGCCTGGAAGAGGCCGCGGTGATGATGGGGGAGATCTCGGCGTCGGGCGCCGGCATGGCCGGTGGTTCGGCGATCCACTTCTACGTGTTCCCGCCCGCCCCGGTCGTGAAATACGGCTCCGAGGAGATGAAGCGGGAATACCTGCCCAAGCTGGCGGCGGGCGAGCTGCTGATGGCGTTCGGCGTGACCGAGCCGGACGCCGGGGTGGACACGTCGCGGATCAAGACCAAGGCGACCAAGGTCGAGGGCGGCTGGAAGGTCAACGGCAAGAAGGTCTTCATCACCAACGCGCAGAACGCGCAGAAGATCCTGCTGCTGGCCCGCACCTCGCCGCGGCGGGAGGACAAGCCGCTCTACGGCATGTCGCTGTTCTTGGCGGACATGGACCGCGACGCGATCACGGTCCGGGAGATCGAGAAGCTGGGCCGCGCGGCGATCGACACGAACGAACTGTTCATCGACGACCTGTTCGTGCCCGAGGACCGGCTGGTCGGCGAGGTGGACAAGGGCTTCTACTACCTGCTGGACGGGCTGAACCCGGAACGCATCGTGGTCGGCATGGAAGGCATCGGCCTCGGCCGGGCGGCGCTGGACATCGCGTCGGAGTACGCCAAGAACCGGGTGGTGTTCGACCGTCCGATCGGGCAGAACCAAGCGGTCGCCCACCCGCTGGCGGATTCGTGGATCCGGCTGGAAGCCGCCGAGGGCATGGTGCTGCGCGCGGCGCGGCTGTTCGACGAGGGCAAGCCGTGCGGGCCGGAGGCGGCCGCGGCGAAGTATCTGGGCGCCGAGGGCGGTTTCGAGGCGTGCGACCGGGCGTTCTCGACGCTGGGCGGCTATGCGTATGCGAAGGAGTACCACGTCGAGCGGTTGTGGCGCGAGGTCCGGTTGCTGCGCAACGCGCCGTTCTCGCAGGAGATGGTGCGGAATTACATCTCGCAGCAGGTGCTCGGGCTGCCGCGCTCGTACTGA
- a CDS encoding AMP-binding protein has translation MAEDAAGPAWTPPREVRDRSRYLAAVRKWGASADAAGVAEVNRRAIADPEWFWRAVVDDLDVAFAEPFARVLDESEGKPFPRWFPGGRINVAELCAHRHARGELAGKTAVVYEGDSGQRRTLTFGELDEQVRRFAANLAAAGVARGDRVVLFMPVVPEAVVAFLAIAMLGAIAVPTFSGYAADALATRLQDSEAVALITADGTTRRGKEVPLKPVADAALADAPSVRTVVVVRHLGTDVAMRPGRDVYYDELDPSPAPVDTASTEVNDPLTVVYTSGTTGRPKGIVHSHGGFAVKTAVDFAYGFDVHADDVVCWITDLGWLVGPMLMTGPLQLGATIVMIEGLPTHPTPDRMWDVVERNGVTVQGIAPTAARALRAAQEKPEHALATLRSFVSTGEAWDEPTWWWLFDQVGKRRVPIVNYSGGTEVGGGLIVGYPFLPGEAAAFTGPLPGVDAVVLDDAGQPVVGAIGELAVRNTFPGMTHAFWHDRERYLETYWARFDGIWVHGDLSSVDEHGQWRIHGRSDDTLKLAGRRVGPAEIEAALLRDERIAEVAVIGAPDALRGQRAVAFAVLRAPGADRGDLAATALENAGKSFAPQLYVVPTLPKTKNGKIMRRAIRARFVGTPVGDLSSLDPATPLEDIPVLAEENAQ, from the coding sequence ATGGCCGAGGACGCAGCAGGCCCTGCCTGGACGCCGCCGCGGGAGGTGCGGGACCGCAGCAGGTACCTCGCCGCCGTGCGGAAGTGGGGAGCGTCCGCCGACGCGGCGGGCGTCGCGGAGGTGAACCGGCGGGCGATCGCCGACCCGGAGTGGTTCTGGCGCGCCGTCGTCGACGACCTCGACGTCGCCTTCGCTGAACCGTTCGCCCGGGTGCTCGACGAATCCGAAGGAAAGCCGTTTCCCCGCTGGTTCCCCGGCGGCCGGATCAACGTCGCCGAACTGTGCGCGCACCGCCACGCCCGCGGCGAACTCGCCGGCAAGACCGCGGTGGTCTACGAGGGCGATTCCGGGCAGCGGCGCACGCTGACCTTCGGCGAACTGGACGAGCAGGTGCGCCGGTTCGCCGCGAACCTGGCCGCCGCCGGCGTCGCGCGAGGCGATCGGGTCGTGTTGTTCATGCCGGTCGTGCCCGAGGCGGTCGTGGCGTTCCTCGCGATCGCGATGCTCGGCGCGATCGCGGTCCCGACGTTCAGCGGCTACGCGGCCGACGCGCTCGCCACCCGGTTGCAGGATTCGGAAGCGGTCGCGCTGATCACCGCGGACGGGACCACCCGGCGGGGCAAGGAAGTCCCGCTGAAACCGGTCGCCGACGCGGCGCTGGCGGACGCGCCGTCCGTGCGCACCGTCGTCGTGGTCCGCCACCTCGGGACCGACGTGGCGATGCGGCCTGGCCGCGACGTCTATTACGACGAGCTGGATCCGTCGCCCGCGCCGGTGGACACCGCGTCGACCGAGGTGAACGACCCGCTCACCGTCGTCTACACCTCGGGCACGACCGGCCGGCCGAAGGGGATCGTGCACTCCCACGGCGGATTCGCGGTGAAGACCGCGGTCGATTTCGCCTACGGGTTCGACGTGCACGCCGACGACGTCGTCTGCTGGATCACCGATCTCGGCTGGCTCGTCGGTCCGATGCTGATGACCGGACCGCTGCAGCTCGGCGCGACCATCGTGATGATCGAAGGCCTGCCGACGCATCCCACCCCCGACCGGATGTGGGACGTCGTCGAGCGCAACGGCGTTACCGTGCAAGGGATCGCGCCGACCGCGGCCCGTGCGTTGCGCGCCGCGCAGGAGAAGCCGGAGCACGCGCTGGCCACGCTGCGGTCGTTCGTCTCCACCGGAGAGGCGTGGGACGAGCCGACCTGGTGGTGGCTGTTCGACCAGGTCGGCAAGCGCCGGGTGCCGATCGTCAACTACAGCGGCGGCACCGAGGTCGGCGGCGGGCTGATCGTCGGTTATCCGTTCCTGCCGGGCGAAGCTGCGGCGTTCACCGGTCCGCTGCCCGGAGTGGACGCAGTGGTGCTCGACGACGCCGGGCAGCCAGTCGTCGGCGCGATCGGCGAACTGGCGGTGCGCAACACTTTCCCCGGCATGACGCACGCGTTCTGGCACGACCGCGAGCGCTACCTCGAGACCTACTGGGCGCGGTTCGACGGCATCTGGGTGCACGGCGACCTGTCCAGTGTGGACGAGCACGGCCAATGGCGGATCCACGGCCGCTCCGACGACACGCTCAAGCTGGCCGGGCGGCGTGTCGGTCCGGCCGAGATCGAGGCTGCGCTGCTGCGCGACGAGCGGATCGCCGAGGTGGCCGTGATCGGCGCCCCGGACGCACTGCGCGGCCAGCGGGCGGTGGCGTTCGCGGTGCTGCGCGCACCGGGGGCCGACCGCGGCGACCTGGCGGCGACCGCGCTCGAAAACGCGGGGAAGTCGTTCGCCCCGCAGCTGTACGTCGTGCCGACGCTGCCCAAGACCAAGAACGGCAAGATCATGCGGCGCGCCATCCGGGCGCGGTTCGTCGGGACGCCGGTCGGCGACCTGTCGTCGCTGGACCCGGCCACGCCGCTGGAAGACATCCCAGTACTCGCGGAGGAGAACGCGCAATGA
- a CDS encoding MaoC family dehydratase: protein MAGLYFEEFEPGMVIDHPTRRTVTEADNTLFSVMTLNLAPLHLDAEYSKNSIYGQRLVNSLFILGLVSGVTVPETTQGTTLGNLGFEKITFPKPVFHGDTIHVRTEIVSKRESKSRGDSGIVMFRHLGINQRDEIVCDALRAGLMLKRSADQAAAQA, encoded by the coding sequence ATGGCAGGCCTGTACTTCGAGGAGTTCGAACCGGGGATGGTCATCGACCACCCGACCCGCCGCACGGTCACCGAGGCCGACAACACGCTGTTCAGCGTCATGACGCTGAACCTGGCTCCGCTGCACCTCGACGCCGAGTACAGCAAGAACAGCATCTACGGCCAGCGCCTGGTGAACAGCTTGTTCATCCTCGGCCTCGTGTCCGGGGTGACGGTGCCGGAGACGACGCAGGGCACCACGCTGGGCAACCTCGGTTTCGAGAAGATCACCTTCCCCAAACCGGTGTTCCACGGCGACACCATCCACGTGCGCACCGAGATCGTCAGCAAGCGCGAGTCCAAGAGCCGCGGCGATTCCGGCATCGTCATGTTCCGGCACCTCGGGATCAACCAGCGCGACGAGATCGTGTGCGACGCCCTGCGCGCCGGTCTGATGCTCAAGCGGTCCGCCGACCAGGCAGCCGCACAGGCCTGA